One window of Drosophila busckii strain San Diego stock center, stock number 13000-0081.31 chromosome 3L, ASM1175060v1, whole genome shotgun sequence genomic DNA carries:
- the LOC108600504 gene encoding serine/arginine repetitive matrix protein 2, which produces MQLNKIKAAQRQREDNKEQQQQRYGYSKPQLTATRPSAISSSNQRYYEDSSKYYSKQLAYSAAPSATVAGVHVVEHVVNPSNALLSEQQPSPNYARKCPQHYEPPTEQRSAATTATPTHSQQQQLRSANDVVRRDSGSLDYRRSASGYGTNSSSSSYYGKTLAEQPPALPRASLYNNPYNAAAATEKQQQMSAVAPPPPPAAATQAAAPHGYPTKYGKLLPPQPQQSARSSSSYATYYHHGAPSPAAAQVASPTPAQQLYNHTPPPTAPSASACSSAGAAAAASSSSSSNNYSTLQVYAHGPDICCQPAAASSIKATLPVATPLSSSKKSTPTAKPNYRELIKSFQRSTANEEELNRQIIERALKMEAPAPAAAIVSAPAPAPVPMPAPVIQQLSRPMPTPPAAHSPLDLSMRTVKQTADSTDYKYQAPPPPSLSSSNQSLATGLGLPRFDITPNFARSSNGNGSSSAATAVIRQAPSSVVAASPLIIKAAQQQRPSVLETNPFAKRQLPAETSLSNNCCPAPATTTTAAAATATIVANTTAAAAAAPNHLGRKRYLENYLAAAAAKQTRLSEESSSSSSIAAAAAAALTVPVIVCAPSKAEAAVQPKLEPRIRTKAELKGFTFTPPVLAPASSTTTVSAVETPAVKPPIQIKLEPELDMEQPNFNSHNLLDWGNACNNLVEQLMHKVLPPKTPPQAVAATAAPAAAAAIVLPISSSVKLELSEDDLPVARILKRQPVIQAVDAESTTTQLTTTTNNTNNGLGQKKLSKAREAKSLLVKGKGRVRTQQLSSDEEQEQDEANSSSNQKSKLKRKGKQLTKAQEKEKASKQLPSESSSSSSSSSSNSSSQSTSSSSEDAAEEQRVKSKPKGAQLKNRIALNTMTRSKRKKELELQLANSKVLRNDKIIRNSTTKIKRKYVRKLVPDSKKEMIGDRLAKAGRASPGRRAEGLEERGRNVGLKHQSNVVLPDDAKRHFSIFDTKVLQSKTRHESKLQQRREIIREIFVGSERPASAPPECAKEQQSTVVDDDDEGSALSYQQYEEFLEQMNRIVSANNNKLTRHSLPATNSPDAATPTTTASTHCAHKRKYLRRKGSSGFDYIRKKKRPAAQQSSNSTNNNNNHSNASEQTCLAAVAAADAAAAAAALMDEDTDSTIAGSSSALHAPLKIKTEHDVCREIQKWVLNKGVGQSTMHKAARQGLIDVVVYCLDRMGMNPDQKDNAGYTPLHEACTQGWLEIARILLQFGANHSEAAQSGIRPLHGAIENDHEEVVRLLLAYGADPLLATYSGQTPLALASSSLMRSILRTYLSDAQSAAADIKPIRFPGPWELFDAKENGFDIFDNVPHTACDKSRALRRERINRRRSNASNATKPISNSNNNNNSNSNNNNNNHNSATNGLLLATTIKQNGETSAKTATTTGATTMVKVEPGAEDSNNNKNNDEISIEHNVTSVVNVKNEVKLEPQEIDELTQDHEQEQEQDNEEQYDNNEEHDDDALSNELNGDIFEFEEADVPLPPLYLLKDEGSDKWVLLNDLCNLLKVKSKDTLLNKICPNNQTLATTQKQLLREFKFDDFLEQATCLQLLCAGEKLNILSSSKVVLIRYNESVRNLLGVKAILMKF; this is translated from the exons ATGCAGCTGAATAAAATCAAGGCAGCACAAAG GCAAAGAGAAGAcaacaaggagcagcagcaacagcgttaTGGCTACAGCAAGCCTCAGCTGACAGCAACACGTCCGAgtgcaatcagcagcagcaatcagcgtTACTATGAggacagcagcaaatactacagcaagcaGCTGGCGTATAGCGCTGCTCCctcagcaactgttgctggcgtgcatgTGGTGGAGCATGTGGTGAATCCCAGCAATGCATTGCTcagcgagcagcagccaagtccCAACTATGCGCGCAAGTGTCCGCAGCACTATGAGCCGCCcacagagcagcgcagcgctgccacaactgccacgcccacgcacagtcaacagcaacagttgagaAGCGCA AATGATGTGGTGAGACGGGACAGCGGTAGCTTGGACTACAGACGCAGTGCGTCAGGCTATggcacaaacagcagcagcagcagttactaTGGCAAAACGCTGGCAGAGCAGCCGCCCGCCTTGCCACGCGCCTCGCTCTATAATAATCCctacaatgcagcagcagccactgagaaacagcagcagatgtCAGCGGTagcgccaccgccgccgccagcagcagcaactcaagctGCAGCGCCACATGGTTATCCCACCAAGTATGGCAAGTTGCTGCCACCACAGCCACAACAATCAGCACGCAGTTCCTCTAGTTATGCCACATATTATCACCATGGCGCGCCCTCGCCAGCTGCCGCCCAAGTGGCCTCGCCCACGCCCGCCCAACAGCTCTACAATCATACGCCACCGCCCACTGCCCCCAGCGCTTCCGCCTGCTCCTCAGCaggagccgccgccgccgccagcagcagcagcagcagcaacaattactcAACGCTCCAGGTTTATGCGCATGGTCCGGACATTTGCTGCCAGCCCGCAGCAGCGTCAAGCATCAAGGCCACGCTGCCCGTGGCCACGCCCctcagcagcagtaaaaagaGCACGCCCACAGCCAAGCCAAATTATCGCGAACTGATCAAATCCTTTCAACGCAGCACGGCCAACGAGGAGGAGCTCAATCGGCAGATTATCGAGCGTGCGCTCAAAATGGAAGCGCCCGCGCCTGCAGCTGCGATTGTGTCCGCACCCGCGCCCGCTCCCGTTCCCATGCCAGCGCCCGTTATACAGCAGCTGTCACGCCCAATGCCAACGCCGCCCGCCGCACACTCGCCACTGGATCTGTCTATGCGCACGGTCAAGCAGACCGCCGACTCCACGGACTACAAGTACcaagcgccgccgccgccgtcgctctCGAGCTCCAACCAAAGCCTAGCCACGGGCTTGGGTCTACCTCGCTTCGACATTACGCCGAACTTtgcgcgcagcagcaacggcaacggcagcagcagcgctgccaccgCTGTCATCCGCCAGGCACCATCGAGTGTTGTCGCTGCCTCGCCGCTGATAATCAAAGCCGCCCAGCAACAACGTCCCAGTGTGCTGGAGACCAATCCCTTTGCCAAGCGCCAACTGCCCGCCGAGACAAGCctgagcaacaattgctgcccagcgcctgcaacaacaacaacagcagcagcagcaacagcaacaattgttgccaacacaacagcagcagcagcagctgcacccAATCACTTGGGACGCAAGCGTTATCTGGAGAACTATTTGGCTGCAGCGGCGGCCAAACAGACGCGACTATCGGAGgagtccagcagcagcagcagcatcgccgccgccgccgccgctgcattGACTGTGCCCGTCATAGTCTGTGCGCCGTCCAAGGCGGAGGCTGCAGTGCAGCCCAAGCTGGAGCCACGCATACGCACCAAAGCGGAGCTCAAAGGATTTACGTTTACGCCGCCCGTGCTAGCGCCCGCCAGTTCCACAACAACAGTCAGCGCTGTGGAGACACCAGCGGTGAAGCCGCCCATACAAATCAAGCTGGAGCCAGAGCTGGACATGGAGCAGCCCAACTTCAATAGTCACAATCTGCTCGACTGGGGCAATGCCTGCAACAATCTAGTGGAGCAGCTGATGCACAAGGTGCTGCCGCCCAAAACGCCACCAcaagcagtggcagcaacagcagcaccagcagcagcagcagcaattgtcttgcccatcagcagcagcgtcaagtTGGAACTAAGTGAGGACGATTTACCTGTGGCGCGCATACTCAAGCGTCAGCCTGTTATACAAGCTGTGGATGCGGAGTCCACGACAACGCAGCTGACGACCACCACCAATAATACGAACAATGGCTTGGGCCAGAAGAAGCTCAGCAAG GCAAGAGAGGCGAAGAGCCTGCTAGTCAAGGGCAAGGGAAGGGTGAGGACccagcagctgagcagcgaTGAGGAGCAAGAGCAGGATgaggccaacagcagcagcaaccaaaagaGCAAACTGAAGCGCAAGGGCAAGCAGCTGACAAAGGCGCAAGAGAAGGAGAAAGCGAGCAAGCAGCTGCCcagtgagagcagcagcagcagtagcagcagcagcagcaatagcagcagccaaagcaccagcagcagcagcgaagatgCAGCTGAGGAGCAAAGAGTCAAGAGCAAACCAAAAGGAGCGCAGCTTAAGAATCGCATCGCTTTGAATACCATGACACGCTCGAAGCGCAAGAAGGAGCTCGAGCTGCAGTTGGCCAACAGCAAAGTGTTGCGCAATGACAAAATCATACGCAACTCAACGACGAAGATTAAGCGGAAATATGTGCGTAAGTTAGTACCTGATAGCAAGAAGGAGATGATTGGTGACAGACTGGCAAAAGCCGGCAGGG CGTCGCCAGGCAGGAGAGCTGAGGGCCTGGAAGAGCGCGGCCGCAACGTCGGTTTGAAGCACCAGAGCAATGTTGTGCTGCCTGATGATGCCAAGCGGCATTTCAGCATCTTCGACACCAAagtgctgcaaagcaaaacgcGCCACGAgtccaagctgcagcagcgtcgcgAAATCATACGCGAGATATTTGTGGGCAGCGAGCGTCCCGCCTCAGCGCCGCCAGAATGCGCCAAGGAGCAGCAGTCGACGGTTgttgatgatgacgacgaggGCTCCGCACTTAGCTACCAACAATACGAAGAGTTTCTGGAGCAAATGAATCGCATTGtcagcgccaacaacaacaagctaacGCGTCATAGTCTGCCCGCCACAAATAGTCCAGACgccgccacgcccaccacGACCGCCAGCACGCACTGCGCGCACAAGCGCAAATATCTGCGTCGCAAAGGCAGCTCCGGCTTCGATTACATACGCAAGAAGAAACGTCCCGCCGcccagcagagcagcaactccacgaacaacaacaacaaccacagcaacGCCAGTGAGCAAACCTGCCttgcagctgtggctgcagctgatgctgccgctgccgctgctgctttgatgGATGAGGACACCGACAGCACCATAGCGGGCAGCAGCTCCGCCCTACATGCGCCGCTCAAGATCAAAACCGAGCACGATGTCTGCCGTGAGATACAGAAGTGGGTGCTGAACAAGGGCGTGGGCCAGAGCACGATGCACAAGGCGGCGCGTCAAGGTCTCATCGATGTGGTGGTCTACTGCCTGGACCGCATGGGCATGAATCCCGATCAGAAGGATAATGCTGGCTATACGCCGCTGCATGAGGCCTGCACCCAAGGCTGGCTGGAGATCGCACGCATCTTGCTACAGTTTGGTGCCAATCACTCGGAGGCAGCCCAGTCGGGCATTCGGCCACTGCATGGCGCCATCGAGAACGATCACGAGGAGGTGGTGCGTCTGCTGTTGGCATATGGCGCCGATCCGTTGCTGGCAACGTACTCAG GTCAAACTCCACTGGCATTAGCTTCAAGCTCTTTGATGCGCAGCATATTGCGCACATATCTCAGCGATGCACAAAGTGCCGCCGCTGATATTAAGCCCATAAGATTTCCAGGACCCTGGGAGTTATTTG ATGCAAAGGAAAATGGTTTTGATATATTCGATAATGTACCGCATACAGCTTGTGATAAGAGCCGAGCTCTACGTAGAGAAAGGATTAATCGAAGGCGCAGCAATGCGAGCAATGCAACAAAGCCCATAagtaatagcaacaataacaataatagcaatagcaacaacaacaataacaatcacaATAGTGCAACAAATGgcttgttgcttgcaactacaatcaaacaaaatggGGAGACGAGTGCAAAGACTGCAACTACaacaggagcaacaacaa TGGTTAAGGTTGAGCCAGGCGCTGAGgatagcaataataacaaaaacaacgatGAAATAAGCATTGAGCATAATGTAACGAGTGTTGTGAATGTCAAGAATGAGGTTAAACTAGAACCGCAGGAGATTGACGAGCTAACGCAGGATCatgagcaggagcaggagcaggacaACGAGGAGCAATATGATAATAACGAGGAGCATGATGACGATGCGTTGAGTAACGAATTGAATGGtgatatttttgaatttgaagaGGCCGATGTGCCCTTGCCGCCACTGTACTTGCTCAAAGATGAGGGCAGTGATAAATGGGTACTCTTAAATGATTTGTGCAATTTACTTAAAGTCAAATCCAAGGACACGCTGCTCAATAAG ATCTGCCCCAACAACCAGACGCTGGCGACTACACAGAAGCAACTGCTGCGGGAATTCAAATTCGATGACTTTCTGGAGCAGGCCACCtgtctgcagctgctgtgcgcCGGCGAGAAGCTGAATATACTTAGCTCCTCCAAGGTTGTGCTCATCAGATACAATGAGAGCGTCAGAAATCTATTGGGCGTTAAGgccattttaatgaaattttag
- the LOC108600202 gene encoding catalase translates to MAGRDAASNQLLDYKNCQKESPGVVTTGSGAPIGIKDATQSVGPRGPLLLQDVNFLDEMAHFDRERIPERVVHAKGAGAFGYFEVTHDITKYCAAKIFEKVKKRTPLAVRFSTVGGESGSADTARDPRGFAVKFYTDDGVWDLVGNNTPIFFIRDPILFPSFIHTQKRNPQTHLKDADMFWDFLTLRPESTHQVAFLFGDRGTPDGYTHMNGYGSHTFKLVNAKGEPIYAKFHFKTDQGIKNLDVKTAADLASSDPDYSIRDLYNRIKNCKFPSWTVMIQVMTFEEAKKYKYNPFDVTKVWSHKEFPLIPVGKMVLDRNPKNYFAEVEQIAFSPAHLVPGIEPSPDKMLQGRLFSYSDTHRHRLGPNYLQIPVNCPYRVKVNNYQRDGFMNVTDNQDGAPNYFPNSFNGPQEDPRARALSTCCPVTGDVYRYSSGDTEDNFGQVTDFWVHVLDNCAKKRLVQNIADNLSGASQFLQERAIKNFTQVHADFGRMLTEALNLAKSSKF, encoded by the exons atggcaGGACGCGATGCCGCTTCTAATCAACTACTCGACTACAAGAATTGTCAAAAG GAAAGTCCTGGTGTCGTCACCACTGGCAGTGGTGCACCCATAGGCATTAAGGATGCCACCCAATCGGTGGGTCCACGTGGccctctgctgctgcaggatGTCAACTTCCTGGACGAGATGGCACACTTTGATCGCGAGCGCATTCCAGAGCGTGTGGTGCACGCCAAGGGCGCTGGAGCCTTTGGTTACTTTGAAGTTACCCATGATATAACCAAGTACTGTGCGGCCAAGATCTTCGAAAAGGTCAAGAAGCGCACTCCTCTGGCTGTGCGCTTCTCCACGGTGGGCGGCGAGAGCGGCTCTGCGGACACGGCTCGTGATCCACGTGGCTTTGCCGTCAAGTTCTACACGGATGATGGTGTTTGGGATTTGGTGGGCAACAACACACCCATCTTCTTTATCCGCGATCCCATACTGTTCCCCAGCTTTATACACACCCAGAAGCGCAATCCGCAGACACATCTGAAGGACGCAGACATGTTCTGGGATTTCCTCACCCTGCGCCCAGAGTCTACACATCAGGTGGCCTTCTTGTTCGGCGATCGTGGCACTCCCGATGGTTACACCCATATGAATGGCTATGGCTCGCACACCTTTAAGCTGGTGAACGCCAAGGGCGAGCCCATCTATGCCAAGTTCCATTTCAAGACGGATCAGGGCATTAAGAACTTGGATGTGAAGACTGCTGCCGATCTGGCCTCAAGCGATCCCGACTATAGCATTCGCGATCTATACAATCGCATCAAGAACTGCAAGTTCCCCAGCTGGACTGTCATGATACAGGTGATGACTTTCGAGGAGGCCAAGAAGTACAAGTACAATCCGTTCGATGTGACCAAGGTCTGGTCCCACAAGGAGTTCCCGCTTATTCCAGTGGGCAAAATGGTGCTGGATCGCAATCCCAAGAACTACTTTGCTGAGGTCGAGCAGATCGCCTTCAGTCCAGCGCACTTGGTGCCTGGCATTGAGCCCTCTCCGGACAAGATGTTGCAGGGACGTCTCTTCTCCTACTCGGACACGCATCGCCATCGTCTGGGTCCCAACTACCTGCAGATTCCCGTCAATTGCCCGTATCGCGTCAAGGTCAACAATTACCAGCGCGACGGCTTCATGAACGTCACCGACAACCAGGACGGCGCACCCAATTATTTCCCCAACTCCTTCAACGGCCCACAGGAGGATCCACGTGCACGTGCGCTCTCCACCTGTTGCCCCGTGACCGGCGATGTCTATCGCTATAGCAGCGGCGACACAGAGGACAACTTCGGCCAGGTTACCGATTTCTGGGTGCATGTGCTCGACAACTGCGCCAAGAAGCGTCTCGTCCAGAACATTGCCGACAATCTGAGCGGTGCCAGTCAGTTCTTGCAGGAACGTGCAATCAAGAATTTCACACAGGTCCATGCCGACTTTGGACGCATGCTTACTGAGGCCCTTAACCTGGCCAAATCGTCCAAGTTCTAA
- the LOC108600201 gene encoding protein I'm not dead yet isoform X2: MELEAGEPVEPRPGCGAFFANHWKGLLVFLMPIVCLPIILLNNTPEYRCMYILLIMAVFWVTEALPLYVTSMIPIVAFPTMGIMGSEETCMTYFKDTLVMFMGGIMVALAVEYSGLHKRLALRVIQMVGCSPRRLHFGLIMVTMFISMWISNAACTAMMCPIIQAVLEELQAQGVCKIYHEPEYQVVGGKNKKKSEDDLPYPTKVTQCYYLGIAYASSLGGCGTIIGTATNLTFKGIYDTAFPNATEKMDFPTFMFYSVPSMLVYTLLTYVFLQWHFMGLWRPKSKEAQEVQVGKDNAHVAKKVIDQRYKELGPMNAHEIQVMLLFITMVLMYFTRKPGIFTGWAELLPAKVIKNSMPTIFVVIMCFILPANYAFLRYCTRRGTVPPGPTPSLITWKFIQTRVPWGLVFLLGGGFALAAGSKQSGMASMIGTSLSPLKVLPNSALLLVVILVAVFLTAFSSNVAVANILIPVLNEMSLALKIHPLYLVFPAGLACSMAFHLPVSTPPNALVAGYAHIRSKDMAVAGIGPTIITIITLFIFCQTWAMVIYPNLDTFPEWAQIAAEEAANKTRMLAAKTLQMVANNTELITDVAANSTNVLGNLMANNSQPLAQLAVNGTRLLSDMAFNKTLS; this comes from the exons ATGGAACT GGAAGCAGGCGAACCTGTGGAGCCGCGCCCCGGCTGCGGCGCCTTCTTTGCCAATCACTGGAAAGGCCTCCTCGTCTTTCTCATGCCCATTGTCTGTCTGCCCATTATTCTGCTAAACAATACACct GAATATCGTTGTATGTACATTCTGTTGATCATGGCTGTATTCTGGGTGACGGAGGCACTGCCGCTGTATGTGACCTCGATGATTCCCATTGTAGCATTTCCCACGATGGGCATTATG GGCTCCGAAGAGACTTGTATGACATACTTTAAGGATACGCTCGTGATGTTTATGGGCGGCATTATGGTGGCTTTGGCCGTGGAATACAGCGGTCTGCATAAGCGTCTGGCCTTGCGTGTCATTCAAATGGTGGGCTGCAGTCCTCGCCG TTTACACTTTGGCTTGATCATGGTCACGATGTTTATATCCATGTGGATCTCAAACGCCGCCTGCACCGCCATGATGTGTCCCATTATCCAAGCTGTGCTGGAGGAGCTGCAAGCG CAAGGTGTCTGCAAGATCTATCATGAGCCCGAATACCAAGTGGTGGGCGGCAAGAACAAAAAGAAGAGTGAGGATGA CTTGCCTTATCCCACGAAGGTCACTCAGTGCTACTATTTGGGCATTGCCTATGCCTCCTCTTTGGGCGGCTGCGGCACCATCATTGGCACTGCCACCAATTTGACTTTCAAGGGCATCTACGACACGGCTTTCCCCAATGCCACGGAGAAAATGGATTTCCCCACCTTTATGTTCTACTCGGTGCCGTCTATGCTGGTCTATACGCTGCTGACCTATGTCTTCCTGCAATGGCATTTCATGGGTCTGTGGCGTCCCAAGAGCAAGGAGGCACAGGAGGTGCAAGTGGGCAAGGACAATGCGCATGTGGCCAAGAAGGTTATTGATCAGCGCTACAAGGAGCTGGGACCCATGAACGCTCATGAGATTCAAGtcatgcttttgtttataacaatggTGCTCATGTACTTCACACGCAAGCCTGGAATCTTCACGGGCTGGGCAGAGCTGCTACCAGCCAA GGTCATCAAGAACTCCATGCCCACAATATTTGTGGTCATCATGTGCTTCATATTGCCCGCCAACTACGCATTCCTGCGCTACTGCACGCGTCGCGGCACAGTGCCCCCCGGTCCAACTCCCTCACTCATCACCTGGAAGTTCATTCAGACGCGCGTGCCTTGGGGTCTGGTGTTCCTGCTGGGCGGCGGTTTCGCCttggctgctggcagcaagcaaagcgGCATGGCCAGCATGATTGGCACCTCGCTCAGTCCATTGAAAGTGCTGCCCAActcggcgctgctgctggtggtcaTATTGGTAGCTGTGTTCCTAACTGCGTTCAGCTCGAATGTGGCTGTGGCCAACATTCTCATACCCGTGCTCAATGAAATG TCGCTGGCATTGAAGATACATCCATTGTATTTGGTCTTTCCCGCTGGCCTGGCCTGCAGCATGGCCTTCCATTTGCCCGTGAGCACACCGCCGAATGCCTTGGTCGCTGGCTATGCCCATATACGCAGCAAGGACATGGCCGTGGCGGGAATTGGTCCAACGATCATTACTATTATAACGCTGTTTATATTCTGCCAAACCTGGGCTATGGTCATCTATCCCAATCTCGACACGTTCCCCGAGTGGGCGCAAATCGCCGCCGAAGAGGCTGCCAACAAGACACGCATGCTGGCCGCCAAGACGCTGCAAATGGTGGCCAACAACACTGAATTGATAACTGACGTAGCTGCCAACAGCACAAATGTCCTGGGCAATCTGATGGCCAACAACTCGCAGCCCTTGGCTCAATTGGCCGTTAACGGCACGCGCCTGCTCAGCGACATGGCCTTTAACAAAACTCTCTCTTAG
- the LOC108600201 gene encoding protein I'm not dead yet isoform X1, which translates to MAKETSKMIYPDFKMELEAGEPVEPRPGCGAFFANHWKGLLVFLMPIVCLPIILLNNTPEYRCMYILLIMAVFWVTEALPLYVTSMIPIVAFPTMGIMGSEETCMTYFKDTLVMFMGGIMVALAVEYSGLHKRLALRVIQMVGCSPRRLHFGLIMVTMFISMWISNAACTAMMCPIIQAVLEELQAQGVCKIYHEPEYQVVGGKNKKKSEDDLPYPTKVTQCYYLGIAYASSLGGCGTIIGTATNLTFKGIYDTAFPNATEKMDFPTFMFYSVPSMLVYTLLTYVFLQWHFMGLWRPKSKEAQEVQVGKDNAHVAKKVIDQRYKELGPMNAHEIQVMLLFITMVLMYFTRKPGIFTGWAELLPAKVIKNSMPTIFVVIMCFILPANYAFLRYCTRRGTVPPGPTPSLITWKFIQTRVPWGLVFLLGGGFALAAGSKQSGMASMIGTSLSPLKVLPNSALLLVVILVAVFLTAFSSNVAVANILIPVLNEMSLALKIHPLYLVFPAGLACSMAFHLPVSTPPNALVAGYAHIRSKDMAVAGIGPTIITIITLFIFCQTWAMVIYPNLDTFPEWAQIAAEEAANKTRMLAAKTLQMVANNTELITDVAANSTNVLGNLMANNSQPLAQLAVNGTRLLSDMAFNKTLS; encoded by the exons ATGGCTAAGGAAACTAGCAAAATG ATTTATCCGGATTTTAAAATGGAACT GGAAGCAGGCGAACCTGTGGAGCCGCGCCCCGGCTGCGGCGCCTTCTTTGCCAATCACTGGAAAGGCCTCCTCGTCTTTCTCATGCCCATTGTCTGTCTGCCCATTATTCTGCTAAACAATACACct GAATATCGTTGTATGTACATTCTGTTGATCATGGCTGTATTCTGGGTGACGGAGGCACTGCCGCTGTATGTGACCTCGATGATTCCCATTGTAGCATTTCCCACGATGGGCATTATG GGCTCCGAAGAGACTTGTATGACATACTTTAAGGATACGCTCGTGATGTTTATGGGCGGCATTATGGTGGCTTTGGCCGTGGAATACAGCGGTCTGCATAAGCGTCTGGCCTTGCGTGTCATTCAAATGGTGGGCTGCAGTCCTCGCCG TTTACACTTTGGCTTGATCATGGTCACGATGTTTATATCCATGTGGATCTCAAACGCCGCCTGCACCGCCATGATGTGTCCCATTATCCAAGCTGTGCTGGAGGAGCTGCAAGCG CAAGGTGTCTGCAAGATCTATCATGAGCCCGAATACCAAGTGGTGGGCGGCAAGAACAAAAAGAAGAGTGAGGATGA CTTGCCTTATCCCACGAAGGTCACTCAGTGCTACTATTTGGGCATTGCCTATGCCTCCTCTTTGGGCGGCTGCGGCACCATCATTGGCACTGCCACCAATTTGACTTTCAAGGGCATCTACGACACGGCTTTCCCCAATGCCACGGAGAAAATGGATTTCCCCACCTTTATGTTCTACTCGGTGCCGTCTATGCTGGTCTATACGCTGCTGACCTATGTCTTCCTGCAATGGCATTTCATGGGTCTGTGGCGTCCCAAGAGCAAGGAGGCACAGGAGGTGCAAGTGGGCAAGGACAATGCGCATGTGGCCAAGAAGGTTATTGATCAGCGCTACAAGGAGCTGGGACCCATGAACGCTCATGAGATTCAAGtcatgcttttgtttataacaatggTGCTCATGTACTTCACACGCAAGCCTGGAATCTTCACGGGCTGGGCAGAGCTGCTACCAGCCAA GGTCATCAAGAACTCCATGCCCACAATATTTGTGGTCATCATGTGCTTCATATTGCCCGCCAACTACGCATTCCTGCGCTACTGCACGCGTCGCGGCACAGTGCCCCCCGGTCCAACTCCCTCACTCATCACCTGGAAGTTCATTCAGACGCGCGTGCCTTGGGGTCTGGTGTTCCTGCTGGGCGGCGGTTTCGCCttggctgctggcagcaagcaaagcgGCATGGCCAGCATGATTGGCACCTCGCTCAGTCCATTGAAAGTGCTGCCCAActcggcgctgctgctggtggtcaTATTGGTAGCTGTGTTCCTAACTGCGTTCAGCTCGAATGTGGCTGTGGCCAACATTCTCATACCCGTGCTCAATGAAATG TCGCTGGCATTGAAGATACATCCATTGTATTTGGTCTTTCCCGCTGGCCTGGCCTGCAGCATGGCCTTCCATTTGCCCGTGAGCACACCGCCGAATGCCTTGGTCGCTGGCTATGCCCATATACGCAGCAAGGACATGGCCGTGGCGGGAATTGGTCCAACGATCATTACTATTATAACGCTGTTTATATTCTGCCAAACCTGGGCTATGGTCATCTATCCCAATCTCGACACGTTCCCCGAGTGGGCGCAAATCGCCGCCGAAGAGGCTGCCAACAAGACACGCATGCTGGCCGCCAAGACGCTGCAAATGGTGGCCAACAACACTGAATTGATAACTGACGTAGCTGCCAACAGCACAAATGTCCTGGGCAATCTGATGGCCAACAACTCGCAGCCCTTGGCTCAATTGGCCGTTAACGGCACGCGCCTGCTCAGCGACATGGCCTTTAACAAAACTCTCTCTTAG